In Synechococcus sp. CB0101, a genomic segment contains:
- a CDS encoding amidohydrolase family protein: MKPDRSGSARLSLQLPRALLDPCQHDLPCGDADGLVPVQLELEAGRIAAIHPLKAAVGLPLALTPFVEPHAHLDKAFTWGQYPNRSGQMAGALRVNLQEGEQRSVEQVQVRAERALDQAWRYGLRAIRSHIDSGGPGAVPSWDALLECQQRWRGRVELQLVALVPISHWSTAEGRDLAERVAAAGGLLGGVLGPPYPRVRQDRQALQGMLQLADALGCGIDLHVDESGESPGVGVQLLLEQLERSRPQVSITCSHASSIGLMPLPAQQRLADRLARCAVEVVALPTTNLWLLGRSGDHDLAQRPLAPVRQLQRAGVTVAIGGDNIQDPWDPGSDGDPLELLRLASRVCHAPPWQRQGLTPFTTAPARMLGLAWDGILRRGAPADLLITGATSWSELLARPPQRRVLRSGQWLSSPPTEQQAPALARLDDLAPL, translated from the coding sequence ATGAAGCCTGATCGCTCTGGCTCCGCCCGCCTGAGCTTGCAGCTGCCCCGAGCGTTGCTGGATCCCTGCCAGCACGATCTGCCCTGCGGCGATGCCGATGGCCTGGTGCCGGTGCAGCTGGAGCTGGAGGCGGGCCGGATTGCGGCCATTCACCCGCTGAAGGCAGCTGTGGGGTTGCCCCTGGCGCTCACCCCCTTCGTGGAGCCCCACGCCCACCTCGATAAGGCCTTCACCTGGGGGCAATACCCCAACCGCAGCGGTCAGATGGCCGGTGCCCTCCGCGTGAACCTGCAGGAGGGGGAGCAGCGCAGCGTTGAGCAGGTGCAGGTGCGGGCGGAGCGGGCCCTTGATCAGGCCTGGCGCTATGGCTTGCGCGCCATCCGCAGCCACATCGATAGTGGTGGCCCGGGCGCCGTCCCCAGTTGGGACGCTTTGCTGGAGTGCCAACAGCGCTGGCGCGGCCGTGTGGAGCTCCAACTGGTGGCGCTGGTGCCCATCAGCCACTGGAGCACCGCTGAGGGCCGTGATTTGGCCGAGCGGGTGGCGGCAGCTGGTGGGTTGTTGGGAGGCGTGCTGGGGCCTCCTTATCCACGGGTGCGCCAGGATCGCCAGGCACTTCAGGGGATGCTGCAGCTGGCCGATGCCCTGGGCTGCGGCATCGATCTGCACGTGGATGAAAGCGGCGAATCGCCTGGTGTGGGTGTGCAACTGCTGCTGGAGCAGCTGGAGCGCTCGCGCCCGCAGGTGTCGATCACCTGCAGCCATGCCAGCAGCATCGGCTTGATGCCACTGCCGGCCCAGCAGCGCCTGGCCGATCGCCTGGCCCGATGCGCCGTGGAGGTGGTGGCGCTGCCCACCACCAACCTCTGGCTGCTGGGCCGCAGCGGCGATCACGACCTGGCCCAGCGGCCTCTCGCGCCGGTGCGCCAGCTGCAGCGGGCCGGTGTGACGGTGGCCATCGGCGGCGACAACATCCAGGACCCCTGGGATCCCGGCAGTGATGGGGATCCGCTTGAGTTGCTGCGCCTGGCCAGCCGCGTGTGCCATGCCCCTCCCTGGCAGCGCCAGGGGCTGACCCCGTTCACCACGGCTCCAGCGCGGATGCTCGGCCTGGCCTGGGACGGGATCCTGCGGCGAGGTGCTCCGGCGGATCTGCTGATCACCGGCGCCACCAGCTGGAGCGAGCTGCTGGCGCGTCCGCCCCAGCGGCGGGTGTTGCGCAGCGGTCAGTGGCTATCGAGCCCACCCACCGAACAGCAGGCGCCTGCCCTTGCCAGGCTGGACGATCTAGCCCCGCTCTGA